A single Brucella intermedia LMG 3301 DNA region contains:
- the mscL gene encoding large conductance mechanosensitive channel protein MscL — protein sequence MLKEFKEFALKGNMVDLAIGVIIGGAFGGLVNSIVNDIIMPIIGLITGGIDFSNMFIQLAGEPKTTLAAARDAGATIAYGNFITLLINFLIIAWVLFLVVKAMNRMKKKEEAKPEPEAPREEVLLTEIRDLLAKQKA from the coding sequence ATGCTCAAGGAATTCAAGGAATTCGCCCTGAAGGGCAATATGGTCGATCTGGCCATCGGTGTTATCATCGGCGGGGCGTTCGGCGGCCTCGTCAACTCCATCGTCAATGACATCATCATGCCGATCATCGGTCTTATCACCGGCGGTATCGACTTTTCGAACATGTTCATACAGCTGGCAGGTGAACCCAAGACCACGCTGGCAGCTGCCCGTGACGCCGGTGCGACCATCGCCTACGGCAACTTCATCACTCTTCTCATCAATTTCCTTATCATCGCGTGGGTATTGTTCCTGGTGGTGAAAGCGATGAACCGCATGAAGAAGAAGGAAGAAGCAAAGCCGGAACCGGAAGCACCCCGCGAAGAGGTTCTGCTGACCGAAATCCGCGATCTTCTGGCAAAGCAGAAAGCCTGA
- a CDS encoding pyridoxal phosphate-dependent aminotransferase, translating into MTLIANLRREAAQSPESGIVAVANHGRGREGLIPLWVGEGDLSTPDFIRAAAQKGISDGETFYTWQAGIPELREALARYHARHFPLALKPENFYVTGSGMHAIEMALTATVGAGEEAIYLSPAWPNFVGAAGLAGVTPVPVELEFGDNGWMLDPEKIAAAITPRTKALFVNTPSNPTGWTADRETLQFILDLARKQGLWIIADEIYTHFYYGGGRAPSFMDIMEPDDRIIFVNSFSKNWAMTGWRIGWMTVHPSLGPVIENLIQYSNSGVAQFMQRGAVTALDEGDAFISMQVERARSTRDSLCAALLATGKVRLTPPQGAFYLFFGVDGVEDSVKAAIDMVDNANVGLAPGSAFGLGGEGFFRLCFCRDPEQVEEAARRLVHWIEKR; encoded by the coding sequence ATGACGCTCATCGCCAATCTTCGTCGGGAAGCAGCCCAGTCACCGGAAAGCGGGATTGTGGCGGTCGCCAATCATGGGCGCGGACGCGAAGGACTTATTCCGCTGTGGGTAGGCGAGGGCGATCTTTCTACACCGGATTTCATTCGTGCCGCGGCCCAGAAAGGCATTTCTGACGGAGAGACCTTCTATACCTGGCAGGCAGGCATACCGGAGTTGCGGGAAGCGCTGGCTCGCTATCATGCGCGGCATTTTCCACTGGCTCTAAAGCCCGAGAATTTCTATGTCACCGGTTCGGGTATGCATGCCATCGAAATGGCGCTGACAGCAACCGTTGGAGCAGGTGAAGAAGCGATCTATCTCTCCCCGGCCTGGCCCAATTTTGTCGGTGCGGCTGGTCTTGCTGGCGTCACGCCGGTCCCGGTCGAACTGGAATTCGGGGACAACGGCTGGATGCTTGATCCGGAGAAGATTGCAGCCGCCATCACGCCCCGCACAAAGGCCCTATTCGTCAATACCCCATCCAATCCTACCGGCTGGACGGCGGATCGGGAAACTTTGCAATTCATTCTTGATCTGGCGCGCAAACAGGGCCTCTGGATCATTGCGGACGAGATTTATACCCACTTCTATTATGGCGGCGGTCGTGCTCCCTCCTTCATGGATATTATGGAGCCGGATGACCGCATCATCTTTGTCAATTCCTTCTCCAAAAACTGGGCGATGACGGGCTGGCGTATTGGTTGGATGACTGTGCATCCGTCGCTGGGGCCGGTTATTGAAAACCTGATCCAGTATTCGAATTCGGGCGTTGCGCAATTCATGCAGCGTGGTGCCGTTACGGCTCTCGATGAGGGCGACGCCTTCATTTCGATGCAGGTTGAGCGCGCCCGTTCCACGCGCGATAGCCTGTGCGCCGCGCTATTGGCGACAGGCAAGGTTCGCCTCACTCCTCCACAGGGTGCATTTTATCTGTTCTTCGGCGTGGACGGCGTCGAGGATTCGGTCAAGGCAGCTATCGACATGGTGGACAATGCCAATGTTGGCCTGGCGCCAGGCAGCGCATTTGGCCTTGGTGGCGAAGGGTTCTTCCGCCTTTGCTTCTGCCGCGACCCAGAACAGGTGGAAGAGGCCGCAAGGCGGCTTGTGCACTGGATCGAAAAGCGTTGA
- a CDS encoding helix-turn-helix domain-containing protein, protein MKDMDIAEVAKVTGIPASTLRYYEERGLIASHSRRGLRRVFDPSVVTKLSLIALGQAAGFSLDDIAGMFGPDGQVSISRETLSAKADDLDRTIAHLAALRDGLRHAATCPAKSHMECPTFQRLMKVAAGRSPRPSPGKR, encoded by the coding sequence ATGAAAGATATGGACATTGCGGAAGTTGCGAAAGTGACAGGCATTCCCGCATCAACACTGCGATACTATGAAGAAAGGGGGCTGATCGCCTCACACAGCCGACGGGGTTTGCGCCGCGTTTTTGATCCCAGCGTCGTGACCAAGCTATCCCTGATCGCCCTCGGACAGGCGGCTGGTTTTTCGCTCGATGACATTGCGGGCATGTTCGGCCCCGACGGCCAGGTTTCGATCAGTCGCGAAACCCTGTCTGCGAAGGCGGATGATCTCGACCGTACAATCGCCCATCTTGCGGCACTTCGAGATGGGCTGCGGCACGCAGCGACCTGTCCCGCTAAAAGCCATATGGAGTGCCCGACCTTCCAGCGTCTGATGAAGGTGGCGGCAGGCCGCAGCCCCCGCCCTTCACCCGGGAAGCGATGA
- a CDS encoding DUF2938 domain-containing protein, whose product MLVLQIVFIGVGATLITDIWTMARARLFGVASLDYGLVGRWFGHMLEGRFVHERITASPPVRGEKLLGWGVHYAIGVLFAAGLVAAGGLEWMASPKLLPALAFGLLTVAAPFLVMQPGMGAGIAARKTPKPWAARGWSIVTHLWFGAGLYLAALAATLIF is encoded by the coding sequence ATGCTTGTTTTGCAGATCGTTTTCATTGGAGTGGGAGCGACACTCATAACGGATATCTGGACGATGGCGAGAGCGCGGCTGTTCGGCGTTGCTAGCCTGGATTATGGGCTGGTGGGACGCTGGTTCGGTCATATGCTGGAAGGGCGCTTCGTGCACGAGCGGATCACCGCCAGCCCGCCGGTTCGAGGAGAGAAACTTCTTGGCTGGGGTGTTCATTACGCCATCGGCGTGCTGTTTGCGGCTGGTCTGGTTGCTGCTGGCGGGCTTGAGTGGATGGCATCGCCGAAGCTCCTGCCAGCGTTAGCCTTCGGATTGTTGACCGTTGCTGCTCCATTCCTTGTCATGCAGCCCGGCATGGGGGCGGGGATCGCCGCACGAAAGACGCCAAAGCCCTGGGCCGCCCGGGGATGGAGTATAGTGACGCATCTGTGGTTCGGAGCGGGGCTCTATCTTGCGGCTCTCGCGGCCACGCTCATCTTCTGA
- the hemA gene encoding 5-aminolevulinate synthase, giving the protein MDYRRFFEEAIDQLHAEKRYRVFADLERIVGRFPRAIWRNNGTAREITVWCSNDYLGMGHHADVIKAMCDTAGNAGSGSGGTRNISGNNHPLVELENELADLHGKEAGLVFTSGFVSNEASISTIARLLPNCLILSDELNHASMIEGVRRSGAEKKIFRHNDVEHLEQLLKAADPARAKLIVFESVYSMDGDIAPIEKIADLADKYNAMTYIDEVHAVGMYGARGGGITERDGLAHRIDIIEGTLAKAFGALGGYITGSRAIVDAVRSYAPGFIFTTSLPPAVAAAATAAIRHLKTSQVERDGQQRQARRAKDVLSAAGLPVMSSETHIVPILVGDPELCKKASDRLLEVHDIYIQPINYPTVPRGTERLRITPSPLHDDALIDGLKDALLEVWNTLGIPYAEPTVSQPASSERIIPLMVSKAGG; this is encoded by the coding sequence ATGGACTATCGCCGTTTTTTCGAAGAAGCGATCGACCAGTTGCACGCCGAGAAGCGTTACCGCGTTTTTGCAGATCTTGAACGTATTGTCGGACGTTTCCCCCGAGCTATCTGGCGCAACAATGGCACTGCCCGCGAAATCACCGTCTGGTGTTCGAATGACTATCTTGGCATGGGCCACCATGCCGATGTCATCAAGGCTATGTGCGACACAGCAGGTAATGCTGGCTCAGGTTCCGGCGGAACGCGCAATATTTCCGGCAATAACCACCCGCTCGTCGAACTGGAAAACGAACTCGCTGATTTGCACGGCAAGGAAGCCGGACTCGTTTTCACATCGGGCTTTGTCTCCAACGAAGCCTCGATTTCCACGATTGCCCGATTGCTGCCGAACTGTCTTATCCTTTCTGACGAGTTGAACCATGCTTCGATGATCGAGGGCGTGCGCCGCTCGGGTGCGGAGAAGAAGATTTTCCGTCACAATGACGTCGAGCATCTGGAACAGCTGCTGAAGGCTGCCGATCCTGCGCGCGCAAAGCTGATCGTGTTCGAATCCGTCTATTCCATGGACGGCGATATCGCGCCGATCGAGAAGATCGCCGATCTGGCCGATAAATATAATGCCATGACCTATATCGATGAAGTTCATGCGGTCGGCATGTATGGTGCACGCGGCGGCGGCATTACCGAACGCGATGGCCTTGCACATCGCATCGATATTATCGAGGGCACGCTTGCCAAGGCTTTCGGCGCGCTCGGCGGTTACATTACCGGCTCGCGTGCGATTGTCGATGCGGTGCGCTCCTACGCACCGGGCTTCATCTTCACCACTTCCCTGCCCCCGGCAGTCGCTGCAGCCGCGACGGCTGCGATCCGGCACCTTAAGACCTCGCAGGTGGAGCGCGACGGCCAGCAGCGTCAGGCGCGGCGCGCCAAGGATGTACTTTCTGCCGCCGGTTTGCCCGTCATGTCGTCGGAAACCCACATCGTGCCCATTCTGGTCGGCGATCCCGAGCTTTGCAAAAAGGCCAGCGACCGCCTGCTTGAAGTGCATGACATCTATATCCAGCCGATCAACTATCCGACCGTTCCGCGCGGCACCGAAAGATTGCGCATCACGCCGTCGCCCCTGCATGATGACGCCTTGATTGACGGCCTCAAGGATGCACTTCTGGAAGTGTGGAACACGCTCGGCATCCCCTACGCCGAACCCACTGTCTCACAGCCCGCCAGTTCCGAGCGGATCATTCCGCTGATGGTCTCCAAGGCCGGCGGCTGA
- a CDS encoding glycosyltransferase family 2 protein, translated as MKSTRSAMNYPASNTGDWNAYWGASPMRHLRLLWRHVQLSVPNRKNKANLIATAGSFQTLKPDDLPLVCVVRNAAAYIKSFLRYYREMGVTRFIVVDDRSDDGTAEILSSAPDVDLYSSSIRYAEADRGRAWRDALFNLYGRGRWYLSVDADEFFVFPRMEQRNIRSFIEELEQNGIRRCLAPMIDMYPGGLLREGVFVDDGTRYPFEVSSHFDGDGYTVTPEKFGVAVRGGPRLRLFGRSMRLSKFPLIWVDGKTDYRRGSIHGPGPCFRNFLPATGALLHYRFSSLSVSEFKRIASEKSHAGGAEHYRAIVENERFSDDLSLVYEGSLQYTGPAGLVERGFMADLRDIKPAAGPKCRIST; from the coding sequence ATGAAATCAACGCGCTCGGCGATGAACTATCCAGCCTCAAACACTGGCGATTGGAACGCCTATTGGGGCGCTTCCCCGATGCGACATTTGCGATTGCTATGGCGTCATGTGCAGCTTTCGGTTCCAAACCGAAAAAACAAGGCAAATCTTATCGCCACAGCTGGAAGCTTCCAGACTTTGAAGCCCGATGATCTGCCGCTCGTTTGCGTGGTGCGCAATGCAGCAGCCTACATCAAATCCTTTTTGCGCTATTATCGCGAGATGGGTGTTACGCGCTTCATCGTCGTTGACGACCGGTCGGACGATGGTACGGCCGAAATATTATCCAGCGCCCCTGATGTGGATCTGTACTCCTCGAGCATCCGTTATGCAGAGGCCGACCGCGGCCGTGCCTGGCGCGATGCTTTGTTCAATCTTTATGGGCGCGGACGCTGGTATCTGTCTGTCGATGCCGATGAGTTCTTCGTGTTTCCGAGAATGGAGCAGCGGAATATCCGCTCGTTTATCGAGGAACTGGAGCAGAATGGAATTCGCCGATGCCTGGCGCCGATGATCGATATGTATCCCGGCGGTTTGCTGCGCGAAGGGGTTTTTGTCGATGATGGGACCAGATATCCATTCGAGGTGTCCTCACATTTCGATGGCGACGGCTATACGGTGACGCCGGAAAAGTTTGGCGTAGCTGTGCGCGGTGGACCGCGTCTGCGCCTGTTCGGACGCAGCATGCGCCTTTCAAAATTCCCGCTGATTTGGGTCGACGGAAAAACGGATTATCGCCGAGGCAGCATTCACGGGCCCGGACCGTGTTTCCGTAATTTTCTACCCGCTACCGGGGCTCTTCTCCATTATCGGTTTTCATCGCTCTCGGTCAGCGAATTCAAACGTATCGCCTCGGAAAAGAGCCACGCGGGCGGGGCCGAGCATTACAGGGCAATCGTTGAAAACGAGCGTTTTTCGGATGACCTGTCACTCGTTTACGAAGGCTCGTTGCAATACACAGGCCCTGCCGGTCTCGTTGAACGTGGCTTCATGGCCGATTTGCGAGATATAAAGCCGGCGGCGGGACCGAAGTGCCGCATTAGCACGTAA
- a CDS encoding polysaccharide deacetylase family protein, with protein sequence MPVPILLYHQIDVPPTHRAPYRSMIVHPDRFRQQMAWLKRLGYRGLSVRDALPYIYGKKQGKVAVITFDDGFENVFRNALPVLQEFGFTATNYFVANQIGGFNLWDQKIGVARATCMSVAELREWATLGHEVGSHTLDHIFLPDASEKDAIAQIHQSRTRIEDVLGSEVTSFAYPYGGENAATRKIVEAAGYTNATTTEKRRARPTDDPFGIPRLTIRRNDMLLQFLRKTFTC encoded by the coding sequence GTGCCCGTTCCGATTCTTCTTTATCACCAGATAGACGTGCCGCCGACGCACCGCGCCCCCTATCGCAGCATGATCGTTCATCCGGATCGCTTTCGCCAGCAGATGGCGTGGCTGAAAAGGCTGGGTTATCGCGGCCTGTCGGTGCGGGACGCACTGCCCTACATCTACGGCAAGAAACAGGGCAAAGTTGCTGTCATCACCTTTGACGATGGTTTCGAGAACGTCTTCCGCAACGCCCTGCCCGTGTTGCAGGAGTTCGGCTTCACCGCCACAAACTATTTCGTCGCCAACCAGATTGGCGGTTTCAATCTTTGGGATCAGAAGATCGGCGTCGCGCGCGCCACCTGCATGAGCGTTGCGGAATTGCGAGAATGGGCAACGCTCGGGCATGAAGTTGGTTCGCATACGCTCGACCATATCTTCCTTCCGGACGCGAGCGAAAAGGACGCCATAGCGCAGATTCACCAATCACGGACAAGGATCGAGGACGTGCTCGGCAGCGAAGTCACGTCTTTCGCCTATCCTTACGGTGGAGAAAACGCAGCGACACGCAAGATCGTCGAAGCGGCAGGTTATACAAACGCGACGACGACGGAAAAACGCCGCGCAAGACCAACTGACGATCCGTTCGGCATTCCACGCCTTACGATCAGGCGCAATGATATGTTGCTTCAGTTCCTGCGTAAGACCTTTACGTGCTAA
- a CDS encoding glycosyltransferase family 25 protein: MNETRPDITASDGPQRAVKAFIIHLERATDRQPQVEALIRKLPIETDVVNAVDGRTLDAQTISRVYRRSAHKPRYPFQLSTNEIACFLSHRKAWQAIVDQGLDAGLVLEDDVELTPEFAAAYSASCQLLKAHSFIRFPFRERESGRVVLTTEGVRIIEPVPVGLGMVAQLVGREAAQRLLSATEVFDRPVDTTAQMNWVTGLKPLSVLPGGVKEISVQLGGSTIQKSRSLPDKLKREILRPLYRWKIKSRSRAAV, translated from the coding sequence ATGAACGAAACGCGTCCTGACATTACCGCGAGTGACGGCCCGCAGAGGGCCGTCAAGGCTTTCATCATCCATCTGGAGCGCGCCACCGACCGCCAGCCCCAGGTCGAAGCGCTTATTCGAAAGCTGCCGATTGAAACAGACGTCGTCAACGCTGTCGACGGCCGCACGCTCGATGCGCAAACGATCAGCCGTGTCTATCGGCGGTCGGCACACAAGCCCCGCTATCCATTTCAACTCAGCACTAATGAAATTGCCTGTTTCCTTTCGCACCGGAAGGCCTGGCAGGCTATTGTCGATCAAGGGTTGGACGCAGGCCTGGTGCTGGAAGATGATGTGGAACTGACGCCGGAATTTGCCGCAGCCTATTCCGCCTCATGCCAGCTTCTCAAAGCCCACAGTTTTATCCGCTTTCCCTTTCGCGAGCGGGAAAGCGGCCGGGTGGTGCTGACGACGGAAGGGGTACGCATCATCGAGCCGGTGCCGGTCGGCCTCGGCATGGTGGCGCAGCTTGTCGGGCGGGAAGCCGCGCAACGGCTGCTCTCGGCAACCGAAGTCTTCGACCGCCCTGTCGACACCACCGCGCAAATGAACTGGGTAACCGGGCTGAAACCACTGTCCGTCCTTCCGGGCGGCGTGAAAGAAATATCCGTGCAGCTGGGCGGCAGTACGATCCAGAAATCGCGTTCCCTGCCAGACAAGCTGAAGCGTGAAATCTTGCGCCCGCTCTATCGCTGGAAGATAAAATCGCGCTCGCGCGCAGCTGTTTGA
- a CDS encoding glycosyltransferase family 29 protein gives MKKTLIIVGNAPLPRDLSAEVDAADFVVRFNEPKQSIGMSGTRTDLLMLATSSKPMQRRLRDPGFVQTPTFKAAKEVMLAYHPSIIRKYHPRPNFLSRLKGRRGDWTMQTIEVVGSAGKEIRIMPPQFYLAGCKELGVTEENISKVFPSTGFFGIWYMLEKCPQESWDVKICGFTWEGWKRHTWGDERSWVEQKVKSGRISLIQ, from the coding sequence ATGAAAAAGACCTTGATCATCGTCGGCAACGCGCCTTTGCCGCGCGATCTTTCTGCCGAAGTGGATGCAGCGGATTTTGTTGTCCGTTTCAATGAACCCAAACAATCAATCGGCATGAGTGGCACCCGGACGGATCTCCTGATGCTGGCAACCTCCAGCAAGCCCATGCAGCGGCGTCTGCGCGATCCCGGCTTCGTACAGACACCGACCTTCAAGGCGGCCAAGGAAGTGATGCTGGCCTATCATCCCAGCATCATCCGCAAATACCACCCCCGCCCGAATTTCCTTTCCCGTCTCAAGGGACGGCGCGGTGACTGGACCATGCAGACCATTGAGGTTGTCGGTTCTGCCGGCAAGGAAATCCGGATCATGCCGCCCCAGTTCTATCTGGCCGGGTGCAAAGAGCTGGGCGTAACCGAAGAGAACATAAGCAAAGTCTTTCCAAGTACTGGTTTTTTTGGCATCTGGTACATGCTCGAAAAGTGCCCGCAGGAAAGCTGGGACGTGAAAATCTGCGGCTTCACCTGGGAAGGATGGAAACGTCACACCTGGGGGGATGAGCGCAGCTGGGTTGAGCAAAAGGTAAAGTCCGGGCGTATCAGCCTTATTCAATGA
- a CDS encoding DUF1127 domain-containing protein, translating into MNLRTHFHRWMQYRENVRELSGCTDRELSDLGLSRTDIHRVAREAAFA; encoded by the coding sequence ATGAATCTTCGTACCCACTTCCATCGCTGGATGCAATATCGCGAAAACGTTCGCGAACTCAGCGGCTGCACAGACCGCGAGCTTTCCGATCTGGGGCTTTCCCGTACAGATATTCATCGCGTTGCTCGCGAAGCCGCTTTCGCGTGA
- a CDS encoding LysR family transcriptional regulator — translation MNLRSFQAFVEVVRQGGFSAAAKAINATQSTVSKAVRQLEDELGLVLLDREVSPSRLTAAGEIVFRRALAMLAEKDDMLAELNELRGLKRGLLRLGLPPIGSSVLFAPVFAAYTKLYPQIDIQLVEHGSRRLEELLLAGDVELAASLLPVGDSFEWQDVRCEPVVALLPADHAKAQDDGVSLRDIASLPFILFESGFALNHIILDACRSHGFSPNVAVRSSQIDFIVELVAAGMGIGFLPKMIAEQRHHPGVRIHKIKGADVSWHLALIWRKGAFLSHAARAWLELSKARTGAASS, via the coding sequence ATGAATTTGCGCAGCTTTCAGGCTTTTGTCGAAGTGGTGCGGCAGGGCGGCTTTTCCGCTGCCGCAAAAGCTATCAACGCGACCCAATCGACCGTCAGCAAAGCGGTCAGGCAGCTTGAAGACGAATTGGGACTGGTCCTGCTTGATCGTGAAGTTTCGCCCTCGCGGCTCACTGCGGCGGGCGAGATCGTCTTCCGTCGCGCGCTCGCGATGCTGGCGGAAAAGGACGACATGTTGGCCGAACTCAATGAATTGCGCGGCCTCAAGCGCGGCCTCCTGAGGCTCGGGCTGCCGCCCATTGGCTCCAGCGTGCTTTTTGCGCCCGTTTTCGCAGCCTATACGAAGCTTTATCCGCAGATCGACATTCAACTGGTCGAGCACGGCAGCAGAAGGCTGGAGGAACTGCTGCTGGCGGGCGATGTGGAACTCGCGGCTTCGCTTCTGCCGGTTGGAGACAGTTTCGAATGGCAGGATGTGCGATGCGAACCGGTTGTGGCGCTGCTCCCCGCCGATCACGCGAAGGCGCAGGACGACGGCGTTTCGCTGCGCGATATCGCCAGCCTGCCTTTCATTCTTTTCGAGAGCGGCTTTGCCCTCAATCATATCATCCTCGATGCATGTCGTTCGCATGGGTTCTCTCCGAACGTGGCGGTCCGTTCCAGCCAGATCGACTTCATCGTGGAACTGGTGGCAGCGGGCATGGGGATCGGCTTTCTGCCGAAAATGATCGCGGAACAGCGGCATCACCCCGGCGTGCGCATTCACAAGATCAAAGGCGCGGACGTGAGCTGGCATCTGGCGTTGATCTGGCGGAAAGGTGCATTCCTGTCTCACGCGGCTCGTGCATGGCTCGAGCTCAGCAAAGCCCGAACCGGCGCTGCATCATCTTGA
- a CDS encoding CidA/LrgA family protein has protein sequence MNAHSLLIRFRYALHHSRLMQIATLVGFWLAGEFFVRLVGLPLPGGIVGMALVLALLLSGRISLFSMKRGAEWFLAEMLLFFVPAVLAVLEHQELIGLLGLKIMAVILLGTLTVMSVTALTVDLCYRWSLRYVAK, from the coding sequence ATGAACGCCCACAGCCTCCTGATCCGGTTTCGTTACGCATTGCATCACAGCCGCCTGATGCAGATTGCGACGCTGGTTGGCTTCTGGCTGGCGGGTGAGTTCTTCGTTCGCCTGGTCGGCCTCCCGCTTCCTGGTGGCATTGTCGGCATGGCGCTGGTGCTGGCTCTCCTTCTGAGCGGGCGCATCAGCCTCTTCAGCATGAAGCGCGGGGCGGAGTGGTTCCTCGCGGAGATGCTGCTCTTTTTCGTTCCTGCGGTTCTTGCGGTCCTCGAGCATCAGGAATTGATAGGCCTGCTCGGCCTCAAGATCATGGCCGTGATTTTGCTGGGCACATTGACGGTGATGAGCGTCACCGCATTGACGGTGGACCTCTGCTACCGGTGGAGCCTGCGTTATGTCGCTAAGTAA
- a CDS encoding LrgB family protein — MSLSNPLVATLFWSAATILLYLAAKRVYRRFPLWWLTPLAVTPLLLMALVIGLNQNYRGYFSATHWLVALLGPATVAFAIPIYQQRATIRRYWPVLLAGVVVGSSSAMASAWGLAHLLGLNEAISLSLMPRSMSTPFAMTVSGDIGGTPDLTAIFVVLTGVFGAAMGEVMLNWLPIRSALARGALFGMGAHGAGVAKAHQIGSEEGSIAGLVMVLVGLVNVLAAPLIAHFL, encoded by the coding sequence ATGTCGCTAAGTAACCCGCTTGTAGCGACGCTTTTCTGGTCCGCCGCAACGATCCTGCTTTATCTCGCCGCCAAGCGCGTCTATCGCCGTTTTCCCCTGTGGTGGCTGACGCCGCTGGCCGTCACCCCCCTGTTGCTGATGGCGCTCGTTATCGGGCTCAACCAGAACTATCGCGGGTATTTCAGCGCCACCCACTGGCTGGTCGCGCTGTTGGGACCTGCAACCGTTGCCTTTGCAATCCCGATCTATCAGCAGCGTGCCACGATCCGCCGCTATTGGCCGGTGCTTCTGGCAGGGGTGGTGGTGGGAAGTTCGTCGGCAATGGCTTCCGCATGGGGGCTGGCACATCTGTTGGGACTCAACGAAGCTATCAGCCTCAGCCTGATGCCCCGCTCGATGAGTACGCCATTTGCGATGACGGTTTCCGGCGACATTGGCGGCACGCCGGATCTGACTGCCATCTTTGTGGTGCTCACCGGCGTGTTTGGCGCGGCGATGGGCGAAGTTATGCTCAACTGGCTGCCCATCCGCTCGGCGCTGGCACGCGGAGCCCTTTTCGGCATGGGCGCCCACGGCGCCGGTGTCGCGAAGGCGCATCAGATCGGCAGTGAGGAAGGTTCCATTGCCGGGCTGGTCATGGTGCTTGTAGGACTGGTGAATGTGCTGGCCGCGCCTCTGATCGCTCACTTTCTATAA